From Weissella diestrammenae, a single genomic window includes:
- a CDS encoding L7Ae/L30e/S12e/Gadd45 family ribosomal protein, which yields MQNKQKLLGLLGLARRAGKLVTGEDMVLAAIRKGKVNLVFFAQDGGQSTKKKFTDKTNSYDVAFTTALTRQEIADATGMARSLIAVADRGFARKMQEYLKQEEDIQ from the coding sequence ATGCAAAATAAGCAAAAACTATTAGGCTTATTAGGCCTAGCTAGACGTGCTGGTAAATTGGTTACTGGTGAAGATATGGTACTGGCTGCGATTCGTAAGGGCAAAGTTAATCTTGTATTCTTTGCACAAGACGGTGGTCAAAGTACGAAAAAGAAATTTACAGATAAAACTAATAGCTATGACGTGGCATTCACAACTGCATTAACCCGTCAAGAAATAGCTGATGCAACAGGCATGGCCCGCTCACTAATTGCGGTTGCCGATCGTGGCTTTGCACGGAAAATGCAGGAGTATTTGAAACAAGAGGAGGATATTCAATGA
- the rnpM gene encoding RNase P modulator RnpM has translation MKERKIPMRKDIVTGEMVPKNDLIRVVKTPDGQIELDPTSRANGRGAYISIDVEIAKLAKKKRVFDRTFETKLTDDFYDDLIAYVDHQQGRRELFGHAK, from the coding sequence ATGAAAGAACGCAAGATTCCGATGCGCAAAGACATAGTAACTGGTGAGATGGTGCCTAAAAATGATTTGATTCGAGTAGTGAAAACGCCGGATGGTCAAATTGAATTAGATCCAACTAGCCGGGCAAATGGTCGTGGCGCCTATATAAGCATTGATGTTGAGATCGCAAAGCTGGCCAAAAAGAAGCGTGTGTTTGATCGCACGTTTGAAACAAAATTAACGGATGACTTCTATGATGACTTAATTGCATATGTTGATCATCAACAAGGTCGACGGGAATTATTTGGACATGCAAAATAA